A genome region from Sceloporus undulatus isolate JIND9_A2432 ecotype Alabama chromosome 1, SceUnd_v1.1, whole genome shotgun sequence includes the following:
- the LOC121926482 gene encoding LOW QUALITY PROTEIN: basic proline-rich protein-like (The sequence of the model RefSeq protein was modified relative to this genomic sequence to represent the inferred CDS: deleted 1 base in 1 codon) — PTPPTPPPPPPTPPPPNPPPPQPPPTQAPPLPPPHTPQPPTPPPPSTPPPPPPTPPTPPTTPPPPPPTTSPNPPTTTPPPTPTPPPPTPPPPTPPPPPPPPQPPPPPPQPPPPPPPTPPTPSPPPPPNPSPPPPPPPQPPHTPTTPPTPPPPPPPPPPLPPPPPPPPPPPPPPNPPPTPPPPPPPPTPPPHTQPHHTPTHPPTPPPHPPPPPPQPSPPPPHTTTPHPPPPPPPPPKTQPPPHTPPPPHPPPPPPPPHTPPHPDPTPPPPPPPPTPNHTPQPPPPPPPTPPPPPPPHPPPKPHPHNPHQPPPTPPPNPPPPPPLYPSPPPNTPPSPTPPNPPPPHTPPPNKPPPPPPPPPTNPPKPPSPPPPPPPPPPPPPQPPPHPPPPPPPHPTPPPPPPPPHPPPHPPPPPPPPPTIAPPPPTQPIPQTPPPPPHTPPPPPPPPPPPPPPNPHPHNPPPPAPPPASTPPPLPPPPPPPPPPPPPPPPPHPPPPSNPRPTPPPPPPPPTPPPPHPLPHPPPPPPPPPHPHPPPQPPPPPPPPPPPPPTPPPPTPPPPTPPPPTPPTPHHPPPTPPPPPPPPTTPPPPPTPPTPPTTTPPHTPPHPPHPPPPPPPTHHTPPPPPPPPHPPPKPPPHPTPPTPPPPPPTPQPPPPHPAPTPPPPPPPPPPPPPPPPHPPPPPPPPHPPPPHPPPPTPPPPNPLPPPPPPPPPHTPPTHPNPTPPPHHPPPNTPPPTPPPRPPPPPPPPPPHKKPPPPVPHPPPTPPPPNPQTTPPPPPPPHPPPPPPPQPPPPPPPPPPPLSPPPPNPLSTPPPPPPPPTPPPPHPPPPPPPNPTPPPPPSPTP, encoded by the exons ccaacgccccccaccccccccccccccccacccacccccccacccccca accccccacccccccaacccccaccaACCCAAgccccacccctcccccccccccacaccccccaaccccccaccccaccaccaccatctaccccccccccccccccaccaacaccccccaccccccccacaacccccccccccccacccccaacaacctcccccaacccacccaccaccacaccacccccaacccccacccccccccccccaacccccc caccccccaccccaccacccccccccccacccccacaaccacccccacccccaccccagccaccacccc cccccccccccaccccacccaccccctcccccccccccccacccaacccatccccacccccccccccccccccccaacccccacacacacccacaaccccacccacacccccccccccccccccccccccaccccctctccccccccccccccccccccccccccccc CCCCCCCaccacccaaccccccccccacaccaccacccccccccccaccccccaccccacccccccacacccaACCCCaccacacacccacccacccccccacaccacccccccaccccccccccccaccaccccagccatctcccccccccccacacaccaccaccccacacccccccccaccgccccccccaccccca aaaacacaacccccaccccacacaccccccccaccacaccctccaccaccacccccccccccccacacccccccccacccagaccccaccccaccccccccacccccacctcccacccccaaccacacaccacaaccaccaccccccccac cccccaccccccccccgccccccccaccccaccccccccccaaaccccacccCCACAAcccccaccaacccccccccacccccccacccaacccaccccccccaccccccctctACCCCTCTCCACCCCCCAACACCCCCCCTTCTcccaccccccccaaccccccccccccccacaccccaccacccaacaaaccccccccccc cccaccccccccccccacaaaccccCCAAAAccaccctcccccccaccccccccaccaccccccccacccccccccccccaacccccaccccacccaccccccccccccccaccccacccca caccaccacccccccccccacccccccacccccccccccacccccccccaccccccccccccccccccacaatcgccccccccccccccacccagccTATCCCCcagacccccccaccccccccacacacccccccccccccgccacccccccccc cccccccccccccccccaacccgcacccccacaacccccccccccccgccccccctcctgcctcaacccccccccccctccccccccccccccccccccccccccctcctcccccaccccccccac ccccccaccccccccccccctccaacccccgcccaaccccccccccaccaccaccaccccccaccccaccccccccccaccccctaccacacccaccccccccccctcccccccccccccacccccacccccccccccaaccccccccaccccccccccccccccccccacccccacccaccccacccccccccaccccaccccccc caacccccccaccaccaacccccccaaccccccatcATCCcccgcccacccccccccccccccccccccccccaaccacacccccccccccccccaccccccccacacccccaacCACCAcacccccccacaccccaccccaccccccccaccccccccccccccccccacccacccaccacaccccaccaccacccccccccccaccccaccccccccccaaaccccccccccaccccacccccccaaccccccccccccccccccccaccccccaacccccccccccccaccccgcccccacgccaccccccccccccccaccacccccccccccaccccccc cccccccccaccccccccccccccccccccccccacaccccccccccccccaccccccccccccaaccccccccccccccaaccccctaccaccccccccccccccaccccccccccataccccccccacccacccaaaccccaccccccccccacaccaccccccccccaacacccccccacccaccccacccccccgccccccccccccaccaccccccccacccccacacaaaAAGCCCCCCCCACCAGtaccccaccccccaccaaccCCACCACCCCCCAACCcccaaaccaccccccccccccccccccccc